One Cryptomeria japonica unplaced genomic scaffold, Sugi_1.0 HiC_scaffold_17, whole genome shotgun sequence genomic window, CTTATATGCAGGGCTTCAGCACCACTCTCTTGCTGATCACATTCCATGTGGCTAGTGGATCCGCGGGAAAAGTGCAAAAAGTGTTTTAGTGACTTGAGGGGTTTGATAGGGTATGAAGGAATCAAAGTCAAATAATTCAAGTGAAACTCCAATGTAAATGTGAGTTTCAGAAGGTAGAACTTTTGTTATCAGCATTGACATACGTTACCTCTTGCTTGTATGTGGCCGTGGATTGGGATTTTGCTGTTTGGTGGAATGTGCATTGGGATTGTGCTGCTTGGAAGAATCCATCTGTTGACTGTAGATAAAGCAGGAAGGGAAGACAAAATATTAGTGTGCTTTTTGTACATGGCTGGTTGTGTCAAAAATGTCTCATCTCACAAAAGGGAAATGAATACTGAGTAGACTAGTGACCAAGCAGAAATGTAATCTATTGATGGACAAGAAATAGAGTGGAAGTGAAATTGAAGGAGTAAATAAGCTGAAAGATAAATAGTGTTAGTAGAAATGAGATAGATGGTTTGAATACCCTTTTTTATGTTCAATTTTGTGCGGCTCCATTTTGACAGGGGTGAAGTTTTGTTGTTCAATGTTGCTAATTTGCCTACAGGAAAGCAAAGCAAAAAGTGCAACTTAGAGAGTGAATGAAGACATTGTATAAGGATCAATGTATACAAGAGCAACTTATAGAGTGAATGAATGAAAACGTGCTATGAGGATAAATGTATCTGTGGAGGAACACCATCTTTACCATTTTATTGTGTGTTGTTGTGGAGAGGTGGCATCCGGTGCACTGGCTTCCATGTTGGTGAGGCATCTACAAAGTCAACAGATTGAGATCAATGCAATGGTAGCAGATTTATGGAATGTTGTTGAAAATAAGGTGATTCATTGACAAAGTGAGGAGTAAAGAGGCATATTTAGCTTCAATGTCATTAGTGTTTGACGAGACTAGGAAATCAATGCAATATGGAAGAGGTGTGAAGTTCATTAGCATAGTGCACATAGGTTACCGTTTCCGTATGTGCTCGTGTGAAGGAGTGCTATTTTGCTTATTGTATTCGACCTTGGTAGAGCTCCTGCAAAGGGAAGAAAGCATAGCATAGGATGGCAATCAGAGTGCAAAGTCAATTAGGTATGAATTTCTTTTTTAATTTACATGACAATAACTGATTGACATATTGTGCTATGTTGTATACATAATCGACATATAGGCCTGGACTATAACAAATAATAAATTCAAGGTGCAATGGGCACTAGAAAGAGAGAAGTAATGCAATTTGTGAAAGCAAATAATTTGGGTGGGAATGAAGGAATTGAGAGGGGTACCTTTGATTGGTATGACTTGCTTGTGTAGCGAGGGTGCTGCAAGGGTTGTCTTTTCCTTTGAGTTGATCGACATGGCTATAACACAGCAAAGCAAACAAACATCATAAGATTTGATgctaattttattgataaat contains:
- the LOC131050273 gene encoding uncharacterized protein LOC131050273 isoform X2 yields the protein MDPSRATSFGLVSSKEHHLPKKQSSIHVHCSQPDAHSLQEHLGKQCHVDQLKGKDNPCSTLATQASHTNQRSSTKVEYNKQNSTPSHEHIRKRCLTNMEASAPDATSPQQHTIKWQISNIEQQNFTPVKMEPHKIEHKKGQQMDSSKQHNPNAHSTKQQNPNPRPHTSKSQLQPLKQQTTPSSRHAPQTSHSSHRAFT
- the LOC131050273 gene encoding uncharacterized protein LOC131050273 isoform X3 — translated: MDPSRATSFGLVSSKEHHLPKKQSSIHVHCSQPDAHSLQEHLGKQCHVDQLKGKDNPCSTLATQASHTNQRSSTKVEYNKQNSTPSHEHIRKRCLTNMEASAPDATSPQQHTIKWQISNIEQQNFTPVKMEPHKIEHKKGQQMDSSKQHNPNAHSTKQQNPNPRPHTSKRAFT
- the LOC131050273 gene encoding uncharacterized protein LOC131050273 isoform X1 yields the protein MDPSRATSFGLVSSKEHHLPKKQSSIHVHCSQPDAHSLQEHLGKQCHVDQLKGKDNPCSTLATQASHTNQRSSTKVEYNKQNSTPSHEHIRKRCLTNMEASAPDATSPQQHTIKWQISNIEQQNFTPVKMEPHKIEHKKGQQMDSSKQHNPNAHSTKQQNPNPRPHTSKSQLQPLKQQTTPSSRHAPQTSHSSHSLSSRPPKPSTILDLCTQRVGYMFEGDILAVYGPAKYTNT